A genomic stretch from Sulfobacillus thermosulfidooxidans includes:
- the cbiB gene encoding adenosylcobinamide-phosphate synthase CbiB: protein MSTSQLFFAWFGASQTPWILLGVVLDILFGDPPWPYHPVRLIGHAVDGLESLARHVAHTPRQLRLAGTILAIIVMIGVTGLVTALLVIAHILSIWLFRALIVLLTYWGIAIRGLAEAALAVYRPLAQSRWDEARYYLSMIVGRDTEKLNQSEIIRATIESVAENTCDSIVAPLFFTFLAGPAGLWLYKAVNTMDSMIGYNNAQYKDLGWFAARTDDWLNWIPARISGWAIAITAGVDGRFRDSYQIMRTDGRRHPSPNSGISEAAMAGALGVSLGGINTYQGMVSLRPKIGRGTKPLTVPMIIHAVSIIMRVALVVSLVFAFLAVLMTGRWLS from the coding sequence ATGTCGACCTCTCAGCTCTTCTTCGCTTGGTTCGGGGCTAGTCAGACTCCCTGGATTCTTTTAGGCGTCGTGCTTGACATACTATTCGGTGACCCACCGTGGCCTTATCATCCTGTGCGATTGATAGGACATGCTGTTGATGGATTAGAAAGTCTCGCACGCCATGTCGCTCATACGCCTCGGCAATTACGCCTTGCTGGCACAATATTAGCGATTATCGTCATGATTGGGGTAACAGGTTTGGTAACGGCATTATTAGTGATTGCCCATATTTTGTCGATCTGGTTATTTCGGGCCTTGATTGTTTTATTGACATATTGGGGGATTGCGATACGCGGACTCGCGGAAGCAGCGCTGGCCGTCTACCGCCCCTTGGCACAAAGTCGTTGGGACGAAGCTCGCTATTATCTTTCGATGATTGTTGGACGAGATACAGAAAAATTGAATCAAAGTGAAATTATTCGGGCGACGATTGAATCGGTGGCAGAAAATACTTGTGACAGCATTGTGGCTCCCTTGTTTTTTACGTTTTTAGCAGGACCCGCGGGGTTATGGTTGTATAAAGCTGTCAATACGATGGATTCGATGATCGGATATAACAATGCGCAATATAAAGATTTGGGATGGTTTGCGGCACGTACCGACGATTGGTTGAATTGGATTCCTGCGCGGATTTCCGGTTGGGCCATTGCCATTACAGCAGGAGTCGATGGGCGATTTCGCGACTCCTATCAAATTATGCGAACTGATGGCAGACGCCATCCCAGCCCCAACAGTGGAATTTCTGAAGCGGCTATGGCCGGAGCTCTTGGAGTTAGTTTAGGCGGCATTAATACTTATCAAGGAATGGTTTCTTTGCGGCCTAAAATAGGCCGGGGAACAAAACCTTTAACGGTGCCCATGATAATTCATGCAGTTTCGATCATTATGCGGGTG